tgtttcaaATTTATGACGAGCACAATGCCAAAAAGCTGACATCTTAGTCTTAGATAAGTTAGATGGGTTGTAAAAATTAAGAATCTACGAGTATTACATTGACCTACATTTTTCTCTATTTCGTGTCTTCTGAGTATGGCAGAGGaaaatgtattatgcatctagaCAGTGAACTAAGTGATAAACTTTGTTCGGTAATATAGTAAGTATATTGGTTTTGAAAACATTATGGAATCCAGTGTAGCTTCTCAAGTATATGGCAACAGGAAGTAGTGAGGAGAAGTCAATGTTTTTTTATTCATATATAGCTTATCAGGGTATAAACGTGGATGGCAGTGCAATGTGATCAAAACAAATATCACTAGGGTGAGGTACTGGCTTCTATGGTAGTGACTAATGTGGTGGCAATCGAAAGGTTCAACATTCAAGTGGTGGTGTTATGGGTAATTTTTGTGATGGCGAGGAGGCCATGAGATTGAGTGGAGTGTAGTTAGTGGTGTTAAGGTAGTGAGGGGACAATAGAAGTAACTGTTCTGAAAGTTGAGCAGAAGTAACTTCTCTACAAGATAGAAACTAAATCATTGCTTCAGCCAGATGTAGTACCCTGGATTTTAATGTACGTCTCTAATAGTGTTTCTTCTCGTGCTTTTTTTGCTTTTGACTTATGTATGCTGTGCTGTAACATCCTCACAGCCTGACAAATAAGATTAATATTATATGGTTGATTCCTAATGGTGTCAAGTCAGAGTTACGTTAATCACTCTAATTTGTTGAAGTAATTTGTCATTGTCATAATCGTAATGCTTCCTTAACTTTCCTTTCGTCATTCCTGTTTATCAGGTCGGAGAACGATCCTGCAAGGTACCAGGACGGCTACAGCAAGTTAAGGTCATGGACATACGGTTCATTAGATCTTTACAAGGTAATGACTTAGGTTAgttattttgatgtttggtagACAATTTCAAATTTTTACGGTGAAAAATTATAGGCACCAcaattccatggttgattttgagaaAGTTGAAAGACCTTGCCGTGATGGTGTCCTGCTTATGACTATTGCCTCTGGTCCAAAATTTAGCTGTAATTAAATGCTCTCACAAATCAACTTATGCTAACTGTTGAATCCTGCAGCATGAATTGCTGCGAGTGCTTTATCCAGtatttatccattgttttatggATCTTGTGGCAAAAGGACATACACAGGAAGGTATGCTTGAATTGGTTGGCTTTCTTGAGTGTACCAAACAACTTTCACTAATTAGCTGTGTTTAATGTTCATTTTTGATGTATCTGGATCAGCTAGAACTTTTTTTAGCAGCTACCGCGAAGACCATGAGATGATGCACTTGAGGGATCTTCAAAAGCTGGAAGGCGTTCTTTCTCCCTCACATCTGGAGGTCTATCACTATTGCTCTTCATAATATTGTACCTGTTTCTGCATGTAGTGAGCAATTAAATCTTTATCAAATCTATTTACATATTCATGCAGGAAATGGAATTTGCTCATTCTCTTAGGCAGAGCAAAGTGAAGATTAAGTTATGTCAGGTTGTTCCTTACGGCTCTTCTGATTTTCTTCTTTTACAGCCAAAGATATCTGTCCAATTTCTTTCTGATGCAATAAATTGTAAAACTATATAATCGGTGCTTGTAATCCCTTCATTTACTAAAAATCATTTTACTTGTAGTCAGATACAACCAATTGCTAGTCAACAAATAATGTATGTTGCATCTAGTTGCCGAGCAATAAGTCATCTTTGCACGCAATGAGTTCCTGGATTTGTGCTGAAGTGAAATGTGATTAAGATATCAGCATTGTGGATATCCACATTGCCTAGAGTCGAATATGTTGTGCATAAGCCTGTAAATCAAGCACACAATGACTGCCCATCTCTAAAACAAACATCTTACCTAATCCATTTGTGGTAATTTTAGGTAAATATTAGGTTATAACACCCTTAAGCTATTTTTGCTAATTGAAGTGTCGAGAAAAAGTATTATATTATTATGACATAGTGCTGAAGTCTGATCAATCCTTCCATCTTTATTATTCGAGTAGCTGATCTTTGTGTCACTAAATAATGGTCACTCCTGACAGTTTATTTCTTCTGAATAGTACTCGCATGAGCTGCTGGTGCAATATCTGCAGAAACCCCAGTCCTCAAAAATGTTTGGAATAGTCAATGAGCATATAACTTTCGAAGGTACCACTCTTCTTACTGCTATTGAATTGATTTTGTAATGTGTTAATTTTGACATATCCTTGGTCAATTTGGAGATGCTTCACTTTCATGCCAATACTTAATTCATGGTCATTTGGCAGTTTCTCCTGGACAGCCAAGCTCGATATCTGATGAAACGGAGGTAGTAACTCTAATTGGAATCAGCCAGGATACAGCCAAACAGATAAATGAGAAAGAAATACATTGGGGAGTGAGACACTTAACCTACAAAAATGATTTTGCTTTTCATTATGAACTTGGGTGCAGCTTTGTAAATTGACCTTGTATTTGTCGAACTAAATACTTTCTTTTATGTAGTTCATGCAAATAAATGTTACATTTGTAGCAGCTGGATGAGGCTAATGACAATCTAGGACTGTTTCtatatttttgaaatgaagaaagaCAACATGTAAAGAAATGGAAATTATATATGATCTAGGAGTGATGATCGATTTTTTCTGACCTTATTGTCCTTATGTTAGACTTTGATGTATGGTTACAATTCAGTGCGCCTGTAAGACGGGTACCACAGAGTTATAAAAGGTGGCTTAATGCTCACTGGGAAGTTATCTCTTGCTAGTTCAAAAAAGTAATCAAGAATATAAAAAATGTTATTGGAGCAATTTTTGGTCTTCTTTCTTTAACTGGTTCTCTATTACTCTAAAACCTTCTGCTTTTTTCCTTGTATATCACATTTATTGTTCTTGTCTAGGGGCTGTTGTTGATAAAGAACCACACAATCTGATGTTGGACATTCAACTGACTTGGCCTAGCTCTACTAgtataagttttctattttctattttgtttcttgctaggatgtttttcctagttctagTTAGTCTCTTAATTTAGGATTTCCTTTTTCTAATTTTGATTTGTTCTTTGGTTTAGATGATTTTCTTTTCCCTAGTCCTAGTACTTTAGGAATTATTGAAGCGTATATATAAGAAGTCCTGGTATTGTAGAGAATACATTCTATCATTATTTGATTTATACATATTAGTTTCTTAGCTATGCAATTGCTTTTGTGAATCTGTTGATCTCACAAGCCATTATTAGCTTCTTGGATGAGGATCTTTGATCCAAATTTTAAATTGCTTCCGCTACATTACAATCTGATTGGCCTTTGGTGTCTCTGATCTTATCTTCCTCTCTTTTTTCCTTGTCTTTGAGCATGTTAAATTAAGAGATACTGTCATACTGACCACATCTGCTCCTGTGTTTCCATTTCATAGTTGCTTGAAGATTCTTTGGAAGAGCATCTGGAAAAAGCAGGGGGGATGATGCCAGAATCTGAAAAAGGTGAGGGAGAAACCAAAGAAGGTGACTTGGAAGAATGCAAGGTAATGTAAACTGCTCTAAGACTTAAAGCTTCTAATTTTTTCTTAGCACATTTTGGTCAATTATATAGGAATGTTGTGCATCCAAATTGCTTTCCGAGTGTCTTGGTACTTCTGttaatttaattaattttgatATTGAACGAACTAATTACATGATTTTCATTTAAATACAAAAAGAGCTTAAACATTTGCCATTTGTTACTTAAGGGTTCCTTCGTTATGTTATTAAAAGAGAGTCATATTTCATATAAACCAATGCAGCTCAACTGCATAAACATGTTTTCACCATTATCTGTGCAGAAGAGATCAACAGATGGCGGAAAGCAAGGTCCTTCGGCTAAGAAACTGAAAAAGGACAAGGTTGTTAGCGCAACGGGAAAAAGCGCTCGCGCTGAGACAAATGCTGTATCCGTAGCACCGCGAGTCAAGGCAGAGCTGACTTTGCCAGTAGTGTAATTATCAGAACCCGTATTTTATTGTTTTtcagtttgtattttttttttccttttttggattTAGAGCATACCTCACATGAAATTCCTCCTGGGAACTGGGCATCATTGAGTCAATCAAGTCTGGATAAATCATGTATGTCGCCGAGTGCAGTTTCCTTGTATTGTATCTAATGTAGTTGCTATGTGTTGAGCTAGTGTTGTTACGTTCATGGTAACCATGAAATAGGTTTGTTGTTTTGACATGAATACCTTCTCATCACTTAGGACGCATCAAGTTTCCGTGCACATTGACTATTTTGTATATGAGTTGCGTGAACTGCACTTTTATATTTGCTAGAGATTAAAAAATTTAGGCTTGTCGGATCCGTGATTACTAGAAAGGTACAAGCAGCACGATTGCAAATAATAGTTGCATCTCTGGTCCTTTGAGGTCCGCCACCAAGCACCCATGCACATGAGATTTAGTTCAATTATGCCTAGATTACAAATATTGTGGTGTGATGAAGCAGGTTCAAACTCAAAAAACATAAAAGAAGATACTTACTAATGGTTTTTACGTGGACTCTTATATTTTTTATGTGTGTTTGAGGTGCTAAGGTGTTCTCTAAAGCCCTTAGTCATTTATCAGGGGGACCTACCGCAATGTTTTAATGAGTAGAGGCTTCTGTTTGAAGCTTAAATCTGTAGCTGGTAAATTGAGTGGAGTACTCAACATTTTGTGCTATATGTTTTACTGATCTGAGATGGACATGTATAGAGAATGAAACAGCTCTTAGTGTTGTTTCAGAGGATCCCTTCTTTCTTTTTCGTATTTTTCTACATTTAGCTCCTGCAAGATGCAAGAAAGAGAGTTAAGAGTATTGTGTTCTTATCTTGCTATTATACATGTAATACGTTCAATCTTAAAGTCTATTAACTTTGGTATCGTCAGAAACTTAGCTTCAGTATCATACTTTATCAACAAATTTAGCATTGGTGCTGGTTGTATTTTAGATATTGAGGTTTTGCGGTTTGGATGGTGTTTGGGTGTCATCATTATCTGATACCTTCAGCTTTTTCTTTATCTCATCTTttcactttttttcttcttctagatcTCGGTCCTCTTGTTTCATTCATTGCCTAtagttattctcatatcaccaGTGATCATAATATGTGGATTTGAACCTGCTGCCAGGTATAATGGTTTCCTTATGTAAAATCTGAAATCTGTGTAACTTTTTTCTGCAGGCCCATAGAAGTAGAACATTCCATTCTAGAGGACCTGAGAAACCGTGTTCAGTTGGGTAGCATGGCACTACCATCAGTTTGCTTTTATACATTTATAAACACACATAATGGGTAATGGGAAAACTTTTTGATAAATTGTGCTCTCATCTACTGCACTTCTTATCAGTTACTCTGTTGACATTTCTGTCAAAATGCTGATTAGGCTGAACTGTTCATCAATATCTCATGATGGATCATTAGTTGCTGGGGGATTCTCAGACTCCTCACTGAAGGTTCGATTTCTTATCTTCCTACTCACGCTTATTTCATACTCGCCGGCCACCGATGAATTTGTTTCATTTATGCTTCACTTGTTGTCTTACAGGTGTGGGATATGGCTAAAATTGGGCAACAAGGTGGAGCTGGTAAATAGTTATCTGCAAAGTTACCATTTTAGGCTTTTCTTTATAGTAGGTCCAGTAGGCATCAACTCTGTTAGAAATATGATTGCATTAGATGTTGTTTGACAGGCGGTTCAAAATACAGATAACTACCGCAGATTATCAATCTTTTTCCCTTTGTGTTGAGCGGTTTTCTGTTATTCATCTCCGCAAATATATGTAGCCTTGATAGATATTCTATTAAGGAGCATTTAATtctggaaaatatttttattagaaTACTTATGCAGTAAAATCTTTGGGGAGGTTGACACTACAGCGCATTCCTCTCATGAGATCACTGTCGTTTTTCACGTTTTCCTAGTCGCACACATCAAGCATAACTCCAGAAAGGTAGTCACAATTCTTATATTAAATAATGCCTGTGTCAGCTACTATGCAGAGGGGAAATGGGACAACTCCTACCGAACAGTTGGTGGGAACAGATGACGGGAAAAGATCTTATACATTGTTTCAAGGTCATGCTGGACCCGTATATTCTGCCACATTTAGTCCACTTGGTGATTTTATTTTATCATCATCTTCAGACTCTACCAGTATGTTTTCTTTCTCTAAGCCATTTTAATTATTTTGACATCCATGATTGGTTCCATATAGTTTCGTAGACTCAAGCCTACAGCACTAAAGAACTAGAATACATTGCTGTGCTGCAGTTCGATTATGGAGCACGAAGCTGAATGCGAATCTTGTTTGCTATAAAGGTCATAATTACCCTGTCTGGGATGTCCAGGTATTATTTCAGTTCACTGCAGTTTATCCTAATATAATATGTTTTGAAAACTGTTAGTTTGTAATAGCTCTATCACAAACTAACCTCTGTAACTGGGATAATCCCACTACACTGTTGTTCAGTGATTGTATTGCTACTGATTCTGGCCTTGTACCTAAGGCTTACTTCAGTTGTTTAAAGGGTGATTATGTGAAGTTGACATGTGGCTGAGTGGGCAAGGGACCTTAAACATCAACTTGTTTATTTGCTTACTTGGAAGTCTACTATAGTGAACTAGTGAAATTTGGACCATTGTATTCTATATCAAATACTGGCTCAGTGTGAAATGCTGCGTAAAtggtttatttttcttcttagaaGTTCTCTATCTCTTAGATGCTTCCTCTTTTGGTTCCAGATCTTGCATGAAACATTATCCAAAATTTGCTGTTTGTATTCAAGGCAAGACGTGTCAACTGGCAATGTTTATCTCTTTCAAATTCCAATGACATGGTTATTTGTTGCAGTTTAGTCCTGTGGGCCATTATTTTGCAAGCTCTTCGCATGATCGGACGGCTAGGATATGGTCTATGGACAGAATACAGCCTCTAAGAATAATGGCAGGACATTTATCTGATGTTGAtgtgagttgattattttctgaTGTATGATAGTGGCCAGTGACAATTCAATTTTCCTCATTTTATATTAATACCATTATTAGTTACAAGAACTCCTCTAAAATAATCCCAAAACATCCTTTAGCGATCCTCGGTAAGGAGTAATTTGGTAGAATCAGAAGCTGAAGCTTGTAAAAGTAGGACTTGGTACACTTTGGAACAATCTGCAAAAACTTACTGAACAAGAACAATTAGGAAAAAGAatagtagctgaaaaggttcaaaTGCCGTAGCAATGGGTCTCATGTTATGCAAGTTGGCCAATGTTTGTTCCTGGCACCATCTCTTTTATAGCTTTCTAAGAATCTTTAGGTATTTTCTCTAATTATTTCATCaatcttataatcagtgtgtgcaGTGGCATGCAAATTGTAATTACATAGCAACTGGTTCTAGTGACAAGACTGTTAGACTGTGGGATGTGCAAAGTGGGGAATGTGTTCGCATATTTATAGGCCATAGGAGTATGATATTATCTTTGGCAATGTCGCCTGATGGGAGATATATGGCATCAGGTGACGAAGACGGTACCATCATGATGTGGGATCTTTCAAGCGGTCGGTGTGTTACCCCTCTGACTGGTCATACCTCATGTGTGTGGGCACTTGACTTCAGGTGAGTGGCTCTAATATTCAGTGGTCAGCTTATCTCTTTTGCATAGTATTTTTAAAAGAATCCTAGAGCTGTGTTTGAATTCATTGTTTCAACCACTAAGGTGTTAAATAACTACTGAAAAACATAGGTGTCTAGGTAACATGTTTGCTGGAGTTAAGGTGCAGTGCTGATAATAGTCCAAAAAGTGGAATCAGTGTTTTATTAATTGTTCGACTATCGGCTACTTCAATTGGAGATTCGTTTTAATACCAGACGTGTTACTGGATAATGGGCTACATGATATTTTGATGCAGGGGCATATTGCATCatatttggttttaggtttattatttaagAACTTATCTTTGATGCCAAACAAGGTGCATAACACATTCTAACATTACTTTGGGATATCCATCTGCTTTGGAAATTCAGTGGTGAAGGTTCACTTCTGGCTTCCGGGTCTGCCGATTGTACCGTAAAGTTATGGGATGTAACAGCAAGCACAAAGATACCAAGGGCAGAGGAGAAGTAAGTTAGAAAATGACTTGAACTGAATATATTATGTAAATTCACAAACTTTAGTCCATGGATATATTTATAGCTTCCATTGTCATCTACAGCAAAGCAGGAAGTACAAACAGATTAAGATCGTTAAAAACCCTACCAACCAAATCTACTTCAGTTTATTCATTACGGGTAAGTACATCTGGTCTGACCTAGTATCttatactcttttttttttcttttgaagtatAGTATCTTATATTCTGTTCATTCTGTAATTTGGGTTTTTATTTTACATATTTTTTAAATGATACAATTTTAATGCTATTGTTTGCAGTTCTCTCGGAGAAATCTTTTATTCGCGTCTGGGGTTCTCTCAAAAGGCGCACGATAGTACTTTCTGCGGTTATCACGGGTCAGAGCATGAAACATTAATCACGTATCATGGAGAATTTTGTTAGTCAACTAGTATTAACTAGCTACTTTTTGAGTGATTTGTTCGTCTGAGTAGTATTGATTTGTCTTGCAGTCCTTGAATATTCGTTCTTTGTGTGTTTAACTGCACATGAGCTTTAGATATTGAAAGCTGccctcgttttcttcttcttcctcctcgtgtTAACGTACCATTTGTAATTGTGTAGATATCCCCACCCAACCCcacccaataaaccaaa
The nucleotide sequence above comes from Papaver somniferum cultivar HN1 chromosome 8, ASM357369v1, whole genome shotgun sequence. Encoded proteins:
- the LOC113306973 gene encoding transcription initiation factor TFIID subunit 5-like is translated as MEDEDIEKAVMAYLKKKGFKQTALALKEEQSKSSSSNVSHTDPDVSKQLLSFSESENDPARYQDGYSKLRSWTYGSLDLYKHELLRVLYPVFIHCFMDLVAKGHTQEARTFFSSYREDHEMMHLRDLQKLEGVLSPSHLEEMEFAHSLRQSKVKIKLCQYSHELLVQYLQKPQSSKMFGIVNEHITFEVSPGQPSSISDETEVVTLIGISQDTAKQINEKEIHWGLLEDSLEEHLEKAGGMMPESEKGEGETKEGDLEECKKRSTDGGKQGPSAKKLKKDKVVSATGKSARAETNAVSVAPRVKAELTLPVVPIEVEHSILEDLRNRVQLGSMALPSVCFYTFINTHNGLNCSSISHDGSLVAGGFSDSSLKVWDMAKIGQQGGAATMQRGNGTTPTEQLVGTDDGKRSYTLFQGHAGPVYSATFSPLGDFILSSSSDSTIRLWSTKLNANLVCYKGHNYPVWDVQFSPVGHYFASSSHDRTARIWSMDRIQPLRIMAGHLSDVDCVQWHANCNYIATGSSDKTVRLWDVQSGECVRIFIGHRSMILSLAMSPDGRYMASGDEDGTIMMWDLSSGRCVTPLTGHTSCVWALDFSGEGSLLASGSADCTVKLWDVTASTKIPRAEENKAGSTNRLRSLKTLPTKSTSVYSLRFSRRNLLFASGVLSKGAR